In Treponema sp. OMZ 798, the following proteins share a genomic window:
- a CDS encoding transporter substrate-binding domain-containing protein — protein sequence MRNKLNSKAFFFAVILLFGLMFSCKKNETYEMSSDDVSLAEVLVRSKIIVGVNVYNPPICFYNNNNEIIGFDVDVFKEIANIMNIEAEFRPIVPSEVNELINSGAIDCIASGFSYSNERNETYELTQAYLRNAIVLLTLRSREIKTIEDLKGKKIGGQKGSLGAALIKNNPDMMSQIHSINDSYNNIPQILGDLKTLGLDACVGDISTIAGYLSKEPDVYSLVGQAVALDSYVYACKKGSKALKMEIERVLYVLEKKGILEKISRKWFDADLVIFGK from the coding sequence ATGCGTAATAAATTAAACTCAAAGGCATTTTTTTTTGCGGTAATTTTACTCTTCGGCTTGATGTTTTCATGCAAAAAAAATGAAACCTATGAAATGTCTTCCGATGACGTTTCCTTAGCGGAAGTTCTTGTAAGATCTAAGATTATTGTAGGGGTAAATGTATACAATCCGCCCATATGTTTTTACAATAACAACAATGAAATCATAGGCTTTGATGTCGATGTCTTTAAAGAAATAGCCAATATAATGAATATAGAGGCAGAATTCCGTCCTATAGTTCCAAGTGAGGTAAACGAGCTTATCAATTCCGGAGCTATAGACTGTATCGCATCAGGGTTTTCTTATTCGAATGAGAGAAATGAGACCTATGAGCTTACACAAGCTTATTTACGCAATGCAATAGTTCTTTTAACTCTAAGATCAAGGGAAATTAAAACTATCGAAGATCTAAAGGGTAAGAAGATAGGCGGACAAAAAGGAAGTTTAGGGGCAGCCTTGATTAAAAATAATCCCGATATGATGAGTCAAATACATTCAATCAATGACTCATATAATAATATTCCTCAAATTTTGGGAGACTTAAAAACTCTTGGATTAGACGCCTGTGTCGGAGATATTTCAACAATAGCCGGATACCTGAGTAAAGAGCCGGATGTATACAGTCTTGTCGGACAGGCTGTAGCCTTAGACTCTTATGTATATGCCTGTAAAAAAGGAAGTAAGGCTTTAAAAATGGAAATAGAAAGAGTTTTATACGTATTAGAAAAAAAAGGTATTCTTGAAAAAATTTCAAGAAAATGGTTTGATGCGGATTTAGTAATTTTTGGAAAGTAG